From the genome of Thunnus thynnus chromosome 1, fThuThy2.1, whole genome shotgun sequence, one region includes:
- the LOC137201263 gene encoding receptor for retinol uptake stra6-like isoform X2: MNQSKVEFEPFEYSYYDYSDWYSNSADPTIAPKEVILPCDPTADDQLFNICILSISLVVMLILAVLTRKNKLCQGFTRGSSSIFSPANFLDQTQKKGLVMAVFGLMFSKLAMLVIAPDPLPFSKETPAEIKEYMKIIAIFYYPVLYYPLLVCCTLQHIAGYVFGTLLSFSHFGVLVWQKFDCPKTPEIYKFYALLASLPQLACLAYLCVQFPLLFIKGPKSDEDLDSSYYTEYVKSLLKKRSSTASSLTTDKPTLAERILEVPKSYIYIPEKVFRFPLKLAVSAFVALVAIYHTALLLVVLVVPTLHIVRSGIDENIAFLLLGFGIVLSDDRMEVVQIVTFYTWLLEVCYLCAMTLSCVVSLVMLMKSMILHRSNLRGLYKGDVYNIYNSQKTIRPSNPGIVCWMGLTGYQAAIICLGMAIQTVVFFICFLFFVFLIIIPVFYGRNIIVFEILGKAWPGWVTLILVTGLQHVTAKFAFIKKEAGTRDLNNRESLFLLTYLLFLINIVVGLIVGIWRMVITALFNIIHLGRIDISLLHRTAESFDPAYSYYTNFLKVEVSQSHPVMKAFCGLLLDMMVEGGRVGQKIRDAEEGIQENRQNKTTSSRRIRSRWQLLYTLVNNPSLLGSRKHFQTLQTMESVLNGTPKRSSKKGSKKEAAEPVQSTEIQTNQDKTD, translated from the exons ATGAATCAAAGCAAGGTCGAGTTTGAGCCTTTTGAATATTCATACTATGATTATTCAGACTGGTACTCCAACAGTGCAGACCCTACAATAGCTCCCAAAGA AGTTATTTTGCCGTGTGACCCCACAGCGGACGACCAGCTCTTCAACATATGCATACTGTCAATATCT CTGGTGGTCATGTTAATCCTGGCAGTTCTaaccaggaaaaacaaactctgccaAGGATTCACACGAGGATCCTCCAGCATCTTTAG TCCAGCAAACTTCCTggatcagacacagaaaaaaggtCTGGTCATGGCTGTTTTTGGACTGATGTTCAGCAAGCTGGCGATGCTGGTGATCGCACCGGACCCGCTGCCGTTCTCCAAAGAGACTCCGGCAGAAATCAAAG AGTACATGAAGATAATCGCTATCTTCTACTATCCAGTCCTGTACTATCCTCTGTTGGTTTGTTGCACTCTGCAGCACATAGCAGGTTACGTGTTCGGGACGCTCCTCTCCTTCAGTCACTTCGGGGTTCTGGTGTGGCAGAAGTTTGACTGTCCAAAGACGCCAGAG ATCTATAAATTCTATGCTCTGCTTGCGAGTCTGCCTCAGTTAGCCTGCCTCGCATATCTCTGTGTCCAGTTTCCTTTGCTGTTTATTAAAGGGCCGAAGTCTGACGAG GACCTCGACAGCAGCTACTACACCGAGTATGTGAAGTCACTTCTCAAGAAAAGGTCCTCAACTGCCAG CTCCTTAACTACAGACAAACCGACGCTGGCAGAGAGGATACTGGAAGTGCCTAAGAGTTATATTTATATCCCGGAAAAAG tgtttCGATTTCCACTAAAGCTCGCTGTATCAGCGTTTGTTGCCCTTGTGGCGATATACCAT ACAGCGTTGTTGTTAGTCGTCCTCGTCGTCCCCACCCTCCATATTGTTCGTTCTGGTATTGATGAAAACATCGCCTTCCTGCTTCTGGGGTTCGGGATCGTCCTATCAGACGACAGGATGGAAGTTGTCCAAATCGTGACTTTCTACACATGGTTGCTGGAAG TTTGCTACCTCTGTGCGATGACCCTCTCTTGTGTGGTCAGTCTTGTCATGCTCATGAAGTCCATGATACTTCACAG GTCAAACCTGAGAGGATTGTACAAAGGAGACGtttacaacatttacaacaGCCAGAAGACCATCCGTCCATCCAACCCCGGCATCGTCTGTTGGATGGGCTTGACGGGATACCAGGCTGCAATCATCTGCCTGG GAATGGCGATCCAGACGGTTGTGTTTTTCATCTGCTTCTTGTTCTTCGTGTTTTTGATCATCATCCCTGTTTTTTACGGTCGTAACATCATCGTCTTTGAAATCCTGGGAAAGGCATG GCCAGGCTGGGTCACGCTGATACTGGTTACTGGGCTTCAACACGTGACTGCTAAGTTTGCTTTCATCAAAAAGGAAGCTGGTACGAGAGACTTGAACAACAG AGAGAGTCTGTTTCTTCTGACGTATCTGCTGTTCTTGATCAACATTGTGGTGGGATTGATAGTCGGCATATGGAGAATGGTGATTACCGCTTTGTTCAACATCATCCATCTTGGTCGTATTGACATCAGTCTGCTGCACCGCACCGCTGAGTCCTTTGACCCAG CCTACAGCTACTACACCAACTTCCTGAAGGTGGAGGTCAGCCAGTCGCACCCAGTGATGAAGGCTTTCTGTGGGCTGCTGCTGGACATGATGGTTGAAGGTGGCAGGGTTGGACAGAAAATAAGAGACGCAGAGGAAG GCATCCAGGAGAATCGGCAGAACAAGACAACCAGCAGTCGGAGGATTCGCTCTCGCTGGCAGCTGCTGTACACGCTGGTCAACAACCCGTCCCTGCTGGGCTCCAGGAAGCACTTCCAGACACTGCAGACCATGGAGAGTGTCTTGAATGGGACCCCGAAACGCAGCTCTAAGAAAGGCA
- the LOC137201099 gene encoding photoreceptor-specific nuclear receptor-like: protein MMEDHLSKISMMPSSSPTESSGSGGTDDSRAKSPAPGKALSPALVCKVCGDTSSGKHYGIYACNGCSGFFKRSVRRRLIYRCQAGTGMCPVDKAHRNQCQACRLKKCLQAGMNKDAVQNERQPRSTAQVRLDSIDVDPEKEHLATTREPTSSSSSSSSSSSSSSSGGSVITWPHITSSMSITSSVATQRCVSPQNNHRFMASLMTAETCAKLEPEDVDENIDVTSNEPERASSEYHMALYPSSSENVYETSARLLFMSVKWAKNLPVFSNLPFRDQVILLEEAWSELFLLCAIQWSLPLDSCPLLSLPDLCPGMQGKTSYTSLDLRLLQEVFSRFKALAVDPTEFACLKAIVLFKPETRGLKDPEQVENLQDQSHVMLGQHIRSHYPSQPARFGKLLLLLPSLRFVNSERIELLFFHRTIGNTPMEKLLCDMFKN from the exons ATGATGGAAGATCACCTATCGAAGATCTCCATGATGCCCTCGTCTTCGCCCACTGAATCGTCCGGGAGTGGCGGGACAGACGACAGCAGAG CCAAGAGTCCGGCCCCGGGCAAAGCTCTGAGCCCGGCTCTGGTCTGCAAAGTGTGCGGGGACACCAGCAGCGGGAAACACTACGGCATCTACGCCTGCAACGGCTGCAGCGGCTTCTTCAAACGCAGCGTGAGGAGGAGGCTCATTTACAG GTGCCAGGCTGGTACAGGCATGTGTCCAGTGGACAAAGCCCATCGTAACCAGTGCCAGGCATGTCGGCTGAAGAAGTGCCTGCAGGCGGGCATGAATAAAGATG CGGTGCAGAACGAGCGGCAGCCCCGCAGCACAGCTCAGGTCCGTCTGGACTCCATCGACGTGGACCCAGAGAAGGAGCACCTGGCCACCACACGGGagcccacctcctcctcctcttcttcgtcctcctcctcttcttcctcctcctcgggCGGCTCTGTCATCACGTGGCCTCACATCACGTCGTCCATGTCCATCACCTCATCTGTCGCCACCCAGCGTTGCGTCAGTCCGCAGAATAACCACCGCTTCATGGCCAGCCTCATGACGGCCGAGACCTGCGCCAAGCTGGAGCCCGAGGACG TTGACGAGAACATCGACGTGACCAGCAACGAACCAGAGAGAGCGTCCTCGGAGTACCACATGGCTCTGTATCCGTCCAGCTCCGAAAACGTGTACGAGACCTCGGCGAGGCTCCTCTTCATGTCGGTGAAGTGGGCCAAGAACCTGCCAGTGTTTTCAAACCTGCCCTTCAGAGACCAG GTGATCCTGCTGGAGGAGGCGTGGAGCGAGCTCTTCCTGCTCTGTGCCATCCAGTGGTCTCTGCCGCTGGACAGCTGCCCGCTGCTCTCTCTGCCGGACCTCTGCCCCGGCATGCAGGGAAAAACCAGCTACACCAGCCTGGACCTGCGCCTCCTGCAGGAAGTCTTCAGCCGCTTCAAGGCCCTCGCCGTCGACCCCACCGAGTTCGCCTGCCTCAAGGCCATCGTGCTCTTCAAGCCAG AGACTCGCGGTCTGAAAGACCCAGAACAGGTGGAGAACCTGCAGGATCAGTCTCACGTGATGCTGGGACAACACATACGCTCGCACTATCCCAGTCAACCAGCCAG gtTTGGaaagctgcttcttcttcttccctccttGCGTTTCGTGAACTCGGAGCGGATAGAGCTGCTGTTCTTCCACAGGACCATCGGAAACACTCCCATGgagaagctgctgtgtgatatGTTCAAAAACTAA
- the LOC137201263 gene encoding receptor for retinol uptake stra6-like isoform X1, whose protein sequence is MNQSKVEFEPFEYSYYDYSDWYSNSADPTIAPKEVILPCDPTADDQLFNICILSISLVVMLILAVLTRKNKLCQGFTRGSSSIFSPANFLDQTQKKGLVMAVFGLMFSKLAMLVIAPDPLPFSKETPAEIKEYMKIIAIFYYPVLYYPLLVCCTLQHIAGYVFGTLLSFSHFGVLVWQKFDCPKTPEIYKFYALLASLPQLACLAYLCVQFPLLFIKGPKSDEDLDSSYYTEYVKSLLKKRSSTASSLTTDKPTLAERILEVPKSYIYIPEKVFRFPLKLAVSAFVALVAIYHTALLLVVLVVPTLHIVRSGIDENIAFLLLGFGIVLSDDRMEVVQIVTFYTWLLEVCYLCAMTLSCVVSLVMLMKSMILHRSNLRGLYKGDVYNIYNSQKTIRPSNPGIVCWMGLTGYQAAIICLGMAIQTVVFFICFLFFVFLIIIPVFYGRNIIVFEILGKAWPGWVTLILVTGLQHVTAKFAFIKKEAGTRDLNNRESLFLLTYLLFLINIVVGLIVGIWRMVITALFNIIHLGRIDISLLHRTAESFDPAYSYYTNFLKVEVSQSHPVMKAFCGLLLDMMVEGGRVGQKIRDAEEACSSMLSGIQENRQNKTTSSRRIRSRWQLLYTLVNNPSLLGSRKHFQTLQTMESVLNGTPKRSSKKGSKKEAAEPVQSTEIQTNQDKTD, encoded by the exons ATGAATCAAAGCAAGGTCGAGTTTGAGCCTTTTGAATATTCATACTATGATTATTCAGACTGGTACTCCAACAGTGCAGACCCTACAATAGCTCCCAAAGA AGTTATTTTGCCGTGTGACCCCACAGCGGACGACCAGCTCTTCAACATATGCATACTGTCAATATCT CTGGTGGTCATGTTAATCCTGGCAGTTCTaaccaggaaaaacaaactctgccaAGGATTCACACGAGGATCCTCCAGCATCTTTAG TCCAGCAAACTTCCTggatcagacacagaaaaaaggtCTGGTCATGGCTGTTTTTGGACTGATGTTCAGCAAGCTGGCGATGCTGGTGATCGCACCGGACCCGCTGCCGTTCTCCAAAGAGACTCCGGCAGAAATCAAAG AGTACATGAAGATAATCGCTATCTTCTACTATCCAGTCCTGTACTATCCTCTGTTGGTTTGTTGCACTCTGCAGCACATAGCAGGTTACGTGTTCGGGACGCTCCTCTCCTTCAGTCACTTCGGGGTTCTGGTGTGGCAGAAGTTTGACTGTCCAAAGACGCCAGAG ATCTATAAATTCTATGCTCTGCTTGCGAGTCTGCCTCAGTTAGCCTGCCTCGCATATCTCTGTGTCCAGTTTCCTTTGCTGTTTATTAAAGGGCCGAAGTCTGACGAG GACCTCGACAGCAGCTACTACACCGAGTATGTGAAGTCACTTCTCAAGAAAAGGTCCTCAACTGCCAG CTCCTTAACTACAGACAAACCGACGCTGGCAGAGAGGATACTGGAAGTGCCTAAGAGTTATATTTATATCCCGGAAAAAG tgtttCGATTTCCACTAAAGCTCGCTGTATCAGCGTTTGTTGCCCTTGTGGCGATATACCAT ACAGCGTTGTTGTTAGTCGTCCTCGTCGTCCCCACCCTCCATATTGTTCGTTCTGGTATTGATGAAAACATCGCCTTCCTGCTTCTGGGGTTCGGGATCGTCCTATCAGACGACAGGATGGAAGTTGTCCAAATCGTGACTTTCTACACATGGTTGCTGGAAG TTTGCTACCTCTGTGCGATGACCCTCTCTTGTGTGGTCAGTCTTGTCATGCTCATGAAGTCCATGATACTTCACAG GTCAAACCTGAGAGGATTGTACAAAGGAGACGtttacaacatttacaacaGCCAGAAGACCATCCGTCCATCCAACCCCGGCATCGTCTGTTGGATGGGCTTGACGGGATACCAGGCTGCAATCATCTGCCTGG GAATGGCGATCCAGACGGTTGTGTTTTTCATCTGCTTCTTGTTCTTCGTGTTTTTGATCATCATCCCTGTTTTTTACGGTCGTAACATCATCGTCTTTGAAATCCTGGGAAAGGCATG GCCAGGCTGGGTCACGCTGATACTGGTTACTGGGCTTCAACACGTGACTGCTAAGTTTGCTTTCATCAAAAAGGAAGCTGGTACGAGAGACTTGAACAACAG AGAGAGTCTGTTTCTTCTGACGTATCTGCTGTTCTTGATCAACATTGTGGTGGGATTGATAGTCGGCATATGGAGAATGGTGATTACCGCTTTGTTCAACATCATCCATCTTGGTCGTATTGACATCAGTCTGCTGCACCGCACCGCTGAGTCCTTTGACCCAG CCTACAGCTACTACACCAACTTCCTGAAGGTGGAGGTCAGCCAGTCGCACCCAGTGATGAAGGCTTTCTGTGGGCTGCTGCTGGACATGATGGTTGAAGGTGGCAGGGTTGGACAGAAAATAAGAGACGCAGAGGAAG CCTGCTCCTCCATGCTTTCAGGCATCCAGGAGAATCGGCAGAACAAGACAACCAGCAGTCGGAGGATTCGCTCTCGCTGGCAGCTGCTGTACACGCTGGTCAACAACCCGTCCCTGCTGGGCTCCAGGAAGCACTTCCAGACACTGCAGACCATGGAGAGTGTCTTGAATGGGACCCCGAAACGCAGCTCTAAGAAAGGCA